The following are encoded together in the Hoplias malabaricus isolate fHopMal1 chromosome 3, fHopMal1.hap1, whole genome shotgun sequence genome:
- the josd1 gene encoding josephin-1, with protein MGSTPCSGKGRGVGGFQELGCMPWKVSKQKGEATGGGCGPEADEGSNARMAPSALRPPTIYHEKQRRELCALHALNNVFQDGAAFSRDALQEIYQSLSPSTLVTPHKKSMLGNGNYDVNVIMAALQTRGFEAVWWDKRRDVCSIALPNVTGFILNVPSNLRWGPLRLPLKRQHWIGVREVGGVYYNLDSKLRSPHAIGTADELRKFLRHQLRGKNCELLLVVPEEVEARQTWRSDNI; from the exons ATGGGGAGTACTCCATGTTCTGGTAAGGGGAGGGGGGTAGGTggttttcaggagttgggctgTATGCCATGGAAAGTGAGCAAGCAGAAAGGTGAGGCTACCGGAGGTGGGTGTGGCCCTGAGGCAGATGAGGGGTCAAATGCCAGGATGGCTCCTTCAGCCTTACGACCCCCTACCATCTATCATGAGAAGCAACGTCGAGAGTTATGTGCTCTGCATGCACTAAACAATGTCTTCCAGGACGGTGCTGCCTTCAGCAGAGATGCACTTCAAGAGATCTACCAGAG TCTCTCCCCAAGTACTTTGGTAACACCCCACAAGAAGAGCATGCTGGGAAATGGCAACTATGATGTCAATGTCATCATGGCTGCACTGCAGACTCGTGGCTTTGAAGCTGTCTGGTGGGACAAAAGAAG GGATGTTTGCAGCATTGCTCTGCCAAATGTGACAGGCTTCATTTTGAATGTGCCATCCAACCTGCGTTGGGGACCTCTGCGTCTGCCACTCAAACGGCAACACTGGATAGGTGTAAGGGAGGTGGGCGGGGTCTATTATAACCTGGACTCAAAACTGCGCAGTCCTCATGCTATCGGAACAGCTGATGAACTCAG GAAGTTCTTGCGTCACCAGCTTCGAGGGAAGAACTGTGAACTCCTGTTGGTCGTGCCTGAGGAGGTGGAGGCCCGTCAGACATGGAGGTCTGATAATATTTGA